One Anas platyrhynchos isolate ZD024472 breed Pekin duck chromosome 2, IASCAAS_PekinDuck_T2T, whole genome shotgun sequence DNA segment encodes these proteins:
- the LPIN2 gene encoding phosphatidate phosphatase LPIN2 isoform X1 codes for MNFSEEYDFEDNFNRNVAAAHGRVPSGILSQTMNYVGQLAGQVLVTVKELYKGINQATLSGCIDVIVVRQQDGTYQCSPFHVRFGKLGVLRSKEKVIDIEINGDAVDLHMKLGDNGEAFFVQETEEENEKVPAYLATSPIPTEDQFFKDSDNHLKSGENERTCANSEIPHSVEPETVFTPGSVKKKKRRRKKYKQDTRKEDQMSSTGTEEIFEMEISSDDEKSVQPLRGSSNSSPKGEEQKESLIYHSTDHYPLSDGDWSPLDNPYAEPVCPKSDSELEVKPAESLLRSESHMEWTWGGFPESTKISKKEKLEQPRTATITPSEKTHFRVILSSDEVEDDDVVKDSVCTVLKPEPRTHPLLKQMDVKDSLASAIIEPQDSLTLDADHHSRLLVDPLPETKPTAKTDSPSKKKGVHKRSHHQGPDDIYLEDLKALEPEVAALYFPKSDSDPGFRQWAESDTLSGSQSPQSVGSAAADSGTECMSDSAMDLPDVTLSLCGGLSENGEISKEKFMEHIITYHEFAENPGLIDNPNLVIRIYNRYYNWALAAPMILSLQVFQKSLPKATVESWVKEKMPKKSGRWWFWRKRESMTKQIPEAKEGKSETQRANELPATIKEQVNSRPPEDDSSSDEASQELKESLKIDSTVEHPTHGNIPSYKKSLRLSSDQIAKLKLRDGPNDVVFSITTQYQGTCRCAGTIYLWNWNDKIIISDIDGTITKSDALGHILPQFGKDWTHQGIAKLYHSINENGYKFLYCSARAIGMADITRGYLHWVNDKGTILPRGPLMLSPSSLFSAFHREVIEKKPEKFKIECLNDIKNLFAPSKQPFYAAFGNRPNDVYAYMQVGVPDCRIFTVNPKGELIQERTKGNKSSYYRLSELVEYVFPLLNKEQSSAFPCPEFSSFCYWREPLPDLNMEDLA; via the exons TCTCAGACTATGAACTACGTAGGACAACTTGCGGGACAAGTCCTGGTTACTGTGAAGGAACTGTACAAAGGCATTAATCAGGCTACCCTTTCAGGATGCATCGATGTCATTGTGGTCCGGCAGCAGGATGGCACATACCAGTGTTCTCCTTTTCATGTCCGATTTGGGAAGCTTGGTGTCTTGCGCTCCAAAGAGAAAGTG ATCGATATAGAAATTAATGGTGATGCTGTTGATCTTCATATGAAACTGGGTGACAATGGAGAAGCTTTCTTTGTACAAGAAACTGAGGAGGAAAAT gAAAAAGTTCCTGCATATTTGGCAACATCTCCAATACCCACTGAAGACCAGTTTTTTAAAGACAGTGACAATCATTTGAAATCAGGTGAAAATGAGAGGACATGTGCAAACTCAGAAATTCCACATTCTGTGGAACCAGAGACTGTATTCACCCCAGgctctgtgaaaaagaaaaaaagaagaagaaagaaatacaagCAAGATACGAGGAAGGAAGATCAAATGTCTTCTACTGGGACAGAAGAgatttttgaaatggaaataagCTCAGATGATGAGAAAAGTGTTCAACCCCTAAG AGGATCCTCAAATTCATCACCAAAAGGCGAAGAACAAAAAGAATCCTTGATTTATCACTCAACGGATCATTACCCCTTATCTGATGGAGACTGGTCTCCTCTGGATAA CCCTTACGCTGAGCCAGTCTGCCCTAAAAGTGATTCAGAACTAGAAGTTAAACCTGCTGAGAGCTTGCTCAGATCTGAATCTCACATGGAATGGACATGGGGAGGATTCCCAGAATCAACAAAG ATAAGCAAGAAAGAGAAACTGGAACAGCCCAGAACAGCTACCATTACACCTTCAGAAAAGACTCATTTTAGGGTCATCCTCAGCTCTGATGAAGTTGAAGATGATGATGTAGTGAAAGATTCTGTCTGTACGGTACTAAAACCTGAGCCGAGAACTCATCCTCTTCTAAAGCAAATGGATGTTAAAGATTCTCTTGCTTCTGCAATCATAGAACCACAGGATTCCTTAACATTAGATGCTGACCATCATTCCAGACTATTGGTAGACCCTCtaccagaaacaaaaccaacagcaaaaaCTGACTCTCcttcaaaaaagaaag GGGTGCACAAGCGAAGTCATCATCAGGGGCCTGATGATATTTACTTGGAGGACCTAAAGGCTTTGGAACCTGAAGTTGCAGCACTCTACTTTCCCAAAAG TGATTCCGATCCAGGCTTCAGGCAGTGGGCTGAGTCAGATACCCTTTCTGGTTCTCAGTCACCCCAATCAGTAGGAAGCGCTGCTGCCGATAGTGGCACAGAGTGCATGTCTGATTCTGCTATGGACTTGCCTGATGTTACTCTCTCACTTTGTGGAGGTCTCAGTGAAAACGGGGAGATTTCTAAAG AAAAGTTCATGGAACATATTATTACTTACCATGAATTTGCTGAGAACCCTGGACTCATAGACAATCCTAATTTGGTAATAAGGATTTACAACAG gTATTATAACTGGGCGTTGGCTGCTCCAATGATTCTGAGTTTGCAAGTGTTTCAGAAAAGTTTGCCTAAG GCTACTGTTGAGTCTTGGGTCAAAGAAAAGATGCCAAAGAAGTCTGGAAGGTGGTGGTTCTGGCGCAAGAGAGAAAGCATGACTAAACAG ATACCAGAAGCAAAAGAGGGGAAGTCTGAGACGCAAAGAGCAAATGAACTGCCAGCAACTATAAAAGAGCAAGTTAATAGTAG ACCTCCAGAAGATGATTCTTCTAGTGATGAAGCATCACAAGAGTTGAAGGAATCCTTGAAAATAGATTCTACAGTAGAGCATCCGACCCATGGGAACATTCCATCTTACAAGAAGTCACTTAGACTCTCTTCGGACCAAATA GCGAAGTTGAAACTCAGAGATGGCCCTAATGATGTTGTATTTAGTATTACAACCCAGTACCAAGGGACTTGCCGTTGTGCAGGAACAATATATCTCTGGAACTGGAATGACAAAATCATCATATCAGACATTGATGGAACAATAACCAA GTCTGATGCTTTAGGACATATCCTCCCTCAGTTTGGCAAGGACTGGACTCATCAGGGCATTGCAAAACTCTATCATTCCATAAATGA aaatggTTACAAGTTTCTATACTGTTCTGCCCGTGCCATTGGAATGGCAGATATAACTAGAGGATACCTACACTGGGTGAATGACAAAGGAACAATTCTTCCCAGGGGACCTCTCATGTTGTCCCCCAGcagtttattttctgcatttcataG gGAAGTCATAGAAAAGAAGCCTGAGAAATTCAAAATTGAATGTTTGAATGATATCAAGAACTTGTTTGCTCCCAGTAAACAGCCTTTCTATGCTGCTTTTGGAAACAGGCCCAAT GATGTCTATGCCTACATGCAAGTGGGAGTTCCAGACTGCAGAATATTTACTGTGAATCCAAAGGGTGAACTGATCCAAGAAAGGACTAAAGGAAACAAGTCTTC gTATTACAGACTAAGTGAGCTTGTGGAATATGTGTTCCCACTGCTTAATAAAGAACAGAGTTCTGCATTTCCATGCCCAGAATTCAGCTCCTTTTGCTATTGGagagaacctcttcctgaccttaacatgGAAGATCTGGCTTGA
- the LPIN2 gene encoding phosphatidate phosphatase LPIN2 isoform X2: protein MNYVGQLAGQVLVTVKELYKGINQATLSGCIDVIVVRQQDGTYQCSPFHVRFGKLGVLRSKEKVIDIEINGDAVDLHMKLGDNGEAFFVQETEEENEKVPAYLATSPIPTEDQFFKDSDNHLKSGENERTCANSEIPHSVEPETVFTPGSVKKKKRRRKKYKQDTRKEDQMSSTGTEEIFEMEISSDDEKSVQPLRGSSNSSPKGEEQKESLIYHSTDHYPLSDGDWSPLDNPYAEPVCPKSDSELEVKPAESLLRSESHMEWTWGGFPESTKISKKEKLEQPRTATITPSEKTHFRVILSSDEVEDDDVVKDSVCTVLKPEPRTHPLLKQMDVKDSLASAIIEPQDSLTLDADHHSRLLVDPLPETKPTAKTDSPSKKKGVHKRSHHQGPDDIYLEDLKALEPEVAALYFPKSDSDPGFRQWAESDTLSGSQSPQSVGSAAADSGTECMSDSAMDLPDVTLSLCGGLSENGEISKEKFMEHIITYHEFAENPGLIDNPNLVIRIYNRYYNWALAAPMILSLQVFQKSLPKATVESWVKEKMPKKSGRWWFWRKRESMTKQIPEAKEGKSETQRANELPATIKEQVNSRPPEDDSSSDEASQELKESLKIDSTVEHPTHGNIPSYKKSLRLSSDQIAKLKLRDGPNDVVFSITTQYQGTCRCAGTIYLWNWNDKIIISDIDGTITKSDALGHILPQFGKDWTHQGIAKLYHSINENGYKFLYCSARAIGMADITRGYLHWVNDKGTILPRGPLMLSPSSLFSAFHREVIEKKPEKFKIECLNDIKNLFAPSKQPFYAAFGNRPNDVYAYMQVGVPDCRIFTVNPKGELIQERTKGNKSSYYRLSELVEYVFPLLNKEQSSAFPCPEFSSFCYWREPLPDLNMEDLA from the exons ATGAACTACGTAGGACAACTTGCGGGACAAGTCCTGGTTACTGTGAAGGAACTGTACAAAGGCATTAATCAGGCTACCCTTTCAGGATGCATCGATGTCATTGTGGTCCGGCAGCAGGATGGCACATACCAGTGTTCTCCTTTTCATGTCCGATTTGGGAAGCTTGGTGTCTTGCGCTCCAAAGAGAAAGTG ATCGATATAGAAATTAATGGTGATGCTGTTGATCTTCATATGAAACTGGGTGACAATGGAGAAGCTTTCTTTGTACAAGAAACTGAGGAGGAAAAT gAAAAAGTTCCTGCATATTTGGCAACATCTCCAATACCCACTGAAGACCAGTTTTTTAAAGACAGTGACAATCATTTGAAATCAGGTGAAAATGAGAGGACATGTGCAAACTCAGAAATTCCACATTCTGTGGAACCAGAGACTGTATTCACCCCAGgctctgtgaaaaagaaaaaaagaagaagaaagaaatacaagCAAGATACGAGGAAGGAAGATCAAATGTCTTCTACTGGGACAGAAGAgatttttgaaatggaaataagCTCAGATGATGAGAAAAGTGTTCAACCCCTAAG AGGATCCTCAAATTCATCACCAAAAGGCGAAGAACAAAAAGAATCCTTGATTTATCACTCAACGGATCATTACCCCTTATCTGATGGAGACTGGTCTCCTCTGGATAA CCCTTACGCTGAGCCAGTCTGCCCTAAAAGTGATTCAGAACTAGAAGTTAAACCTGCTGAGAGCTTGCTCAGATCTGAATCTCACATGGAATGGACATGGGGAGGATTCCCAGAATCAACAAAG ATAAGCAAGAAAGAGAAACTGGAACAGCCCAGAACAGCTACCATTACACCTTCAGAAAAGACTCATTTTAGGGTCATCCTCAGCTCTGATGAAGTTGAAGATGATGATGTAGTGAAAGATTCTGTCTGTACGGTACTAAAACCTGAGCCGAGAACTCATCCTCTTCTAAAGCAAATGGATGTTAAAGATTCTCTTGCTTCTGCAATCATAGAACCACAGGATTCCTTAACATTAGATGCTGACCATCATTCCAGACTATTGGTAGACCCTCtaccagaaacaaaaccaacagcaaaaaCTGACTCTCcttcaaaaaagaaag GGGTGCACAAGCGAAGTCATCATCAGGGGCCTGATGATATTTACTTGGAGGACCTAAAGGCTTTGGAACCTGAAGTTGCAGCACTCTACTTTCCCAAAAG TGATTCCGATCCAGGCTTCAGGCAGTGGGCTGAGTCAGATACCCTTTCTGGTTCTCAGTCACCCCAATCAGTAGGAAGCGCTGCTGCCGATAGTGGCACAGAGTGCATGTCTGATTCTGCTATGGACTTGCCTGATGTTACTCTCTCACTTTGTGGAGGTCTCAGTGAAAACGGGGAGATTTCTAAAG AAAAGTTCATGGAACATATTATTACTTACCATGAATTTGCTGAGAACCCTGGACTCATAGACAATCCTAATTTGGTAATAAGGATTTACAACAG gTATTATAACTGGGCGTTGGCTGCTCCAATGATTCTGAGTTTGCAAGTGTTTCAGAAAAGTTTGCCTAAG GCTACTGTTGAGTCTTGGGTCAAAGAAAAGATGCCAAAGAAGTCTGGAAGGTGGTGGTTCTGGCGCAAGAGAGAAAGCATGACTAAACAG ATACCAGAAGCAAAAGAGGGGAAGTCTGAGACGCAAAGAGCAAATGAACTGCCAGCAACTATAAAAGAGCAAGTTAATAGTAG ACCTCCAGAAGATGATTCTTCTAGTGATGAAGCATCACAAGAGTTGAAGGAATCCTTGAAAATAGATTCTACAGTAGAGCATCCGACCCATGGGAACATTCCATCTTACAAGAAGTCACTTAGACTCTCTTCGGACCAAATA GCGAAGTTGAAACTCAGAGATGGCCCTAATGATGTTGTATTTAGTATTACAACCCAGTACCAAGGGACTTGCCGTTGTGCAGGAACAATATATCTCTGGAACTGGAATGACAAAATCATCATATCAGACATTGATGGAACAATAACCAA GTCTGATGCTTTAGGACATATCCTCCCTCAGTTTGGCAAGGACTGGACTCATCAGGGCATTGCAAAACTCTATCATTCCATAAATGA aaatggTTACAAGTTTCTATACTGTTCTGCCCGTGCCATTGGAATGGCAGATATAACTAGAGGATACCTACACTGGGTGAATGACAAAGGAACAATTCTTCCCAGGGGACCTCTCATGTTGTCCCCCAGcagtttattttctgcatttcataG gGAAGTCATAGAAAAGAAGCCTGAGAAATTCAAAATTGAATGTTTGAATGATATCAAGAACTTGTTTGCTCCCAGTAAACAGCCTTTCTATGCTGCTTTTGGAAACAGGCCCAAT GATGTCTATGCCTACATGCAAGTGGGAGTTCCAGACTGCAGAATATTTACTGTGAATCCAAAGGGTGAACTGATCCAAGAAAGGACTAAAGGAAACAAGTCTTC gTATTACAGACTAAGTGAGCTTGTGGAATATGTGTTCCCACTGCTTAATAAAGAACAGAGTTCTGCATTTCCATGCCCAGAATTCAGCTCCTTTTGCTATTGGagagaacctcttcctgaccttaacatgGAAGATCTGGCTTGA